Proteins encoded within one genomic window of Camelina sativa cultivar DH55 chromosome 19, Cs, whole genome shotgun sequence:
- the LOC109130938 gene encoding uncharacterized protein LOC109130938, translating into MAPPPGLYSGTSTLALVARASAFGLGLIYGNVKLKALKIKKNSQIKAEAKAAHH; encoded by the exons ATGGCGCCACCTCCAGGACTTTACTCCGGTACCAGCACTCTTGCTCTG GTTGCTCGTGCTTCGGCTTTCGGGTTGGGTCTCATCTACGGGAACGTGAAGCTCAAGGCTTTGAAG ATAAAGAAGAACTCACAGATTAAGGCGGAAGCTAAGGCTGCTCATCACTAA